One part of the Spiroplasma turonicum genome encodes these proteins:
- the coaBC gene encoding bifunctional phosphopantothenoylcysteine decarboxylase/phosphopantothenate--cysteine ligase CoaBC yields MKRINLIITGGIAASKSRILYELLQEKYKVNVILTKNAKKFVDFKDIDTYSDIFDKDFYYDNHHYAEHIKLAFNSDLNVIYPATYNYIGKIASGISDDLATLLFAVCDFDCLVFPSMNTNMYLNDILEKNKKILTSLSKVYWYEPKYGKLASGDYGIGRAYEPLEVIDFVDNYFKTFNKLSNKNILINFGRTKSYIDKVRYITNASSGKMGLNLMNALKNKCNNLISVFGDTEYKPIINESNIHVNTNVEMLEEMKKHFNNSDIVICAGALTDFEVENYVDKKIEKRVDGNFEKLNLKESIDVLKELSKIKTNQILVGFSLANTFDKEKALIKLKEKRLDLLVINLIDALNSDYNEIKILTKNEELYEYEKMKKDKVVIKILEKINDII; encoded by the coding sequence ATGAAAAGGATTAATTTGATAATTACTGGTGGTATAGCTGCAAGTAAATCTAGAATTTTATACGAATTATTACAAGAAAAATATAAAGTAAATGTAATATTAACTAAAAACGCTAAAAAATTTGTGGATTTTAAAGATATAGACACATATAGTGATATTTTTGATAAAGATTTTTATTATGATAATCACCATTATGCAGAACATATTAAACTGGCATTTAATAGTGATTTAAATGTTATTTATCCAGCAACTTATAATTATATTGGAAAAATTGCTTCAGGTATAAGTGATGATTTAGCGACATTATTATTTGCAGTATGTGATTTTGATTGTTTAGTTTTTCCTAGCATGAATACTAATATGTATTTAAATGATATATTAGAAAAGAATAAAAAAATATTAACAAGTTTATCAAAAGTATATTGATATGAACCTAAATATGGAAAACTTGCAAGTGGAGATTATGGCATTGGAAGAGCATACGAACCATTAGAAGTAATAGATTTTGTTGACAATTATTTTAAAACATTTAATAAACTGTCAAATAAAAACATATTAATAAATTTTGGAAGAACAAAAAGTTACATTGATAAAGTTAGATATATCACAAATGCTAGTAGTGGTAAAATGGGTTTAAACTTGATGAACGCATTAAAAAATAAATGTAATAATTTAATAAGTGTTTTTGGAGATACTGAATATAAACCAATAATTAATGAATCTAATATTCATGTTAATACTAATGTTGAAATGCTTGAAGAAATGAAAAAGCATTTTAATAATTCTGATATAGTGATTTGTGCAGGAGCTTTAACTGATTTCGAAGTTGAAAATTATGTTGATAAAAAAATCGAAAAAAGAGTTGATGGTAATTTTGAAAAATTAAATTTAAAAGAATCCATAGATGTTTTAAAGGAGCTTTCAAAAATTAAAACTAATCAAATACTAGTTGGATTTTCACTTGCAAATACATTTGATAAAGAAAAAGCTCTAATTAAGCTAAAAGAAAAAAGATTAGATTTACTTGTTATTAACTTAATTGATGCATTAAATTCAGATTATAATGAAATCAAGATTTTAACAAAAAATGAAGAACTTTATGAATATGAAAAAATGAAAAAAGATAAAGTAGTAATAAAAATTTTAGAAAAAATAAACGATATTATTTAA
- a CDS encoding ABC transporter permease, with protein MLDNFYLIVSTLLGFFTIFLISSISGLISERAGVINVGIDGFMTIGALIFCIVGKTMNNNLTQFIAILVAIICASLFSLLHAFASITLKANQIISGTAINLFSQGIGLYFASSKNISSMGRINSGYTLIGWGQENFLTIYFILAIIITFVVGIYFSYTTVGKRHIAAGENPSTLDVVGINVNKYRYIAILFSGLLAGLAGCFFVMIYNSSSFYGTVNGYGYLGLTILVVGQWRIKYILLFSFLFSVFFSLSNILPLLNINDFLSTNKSLLQAFPFLLSIITMVIFAKKSSPPMAVGVPFIKTNR; from the coding sequence ATGCTTGATAACTTTTATCTTATAGTTTCTACTTTATTAGGCTTTTTCACAATCTTTTTAATATCTTCAATATCTGGGTTGATTTCTGAAAGAGCTGGTGTGATTAATGTTGGAATTGATGGTTTTATGACTATTGGAGCATTAATTTTTTGTATAGTTGGTAAAACTATGAATAATAATTTAACACAATTTATAGCAATATTAGTGGCAATTATATGTGCTTCATTATTTTCTTTATTACATGCATTTGCTTCAATTACATTAAAAGCAAATCAAATAATTTCAGGTACTGCAATAAATTTATTTTCACAAGGAATAGGACTTTATTTTGCATCATCAAAAAACATCTCATCTATGGGTAGAATAAATTCTGGATATACTTTAATAGGTTGAGGACAAGAAAATTTTCTTACAATTTATTTTATATTAGCTATTATAATAACATTTGTTGTTGGAATATATTTTAGCTATACAACAGTTGGTAAAAGACATATTGCAGCTGGTGAAAATCCAAGTACTCTAGATGTTGTTGGTATTAATGTAAATAAATATAGATATATTGCAATATTATTTTCAGGTTTACTTGCTGGTTTAGCGGGATGTTTTTTTGTAATGATTTATAATTCTTCAAGTTTTTATGGTACTGTCAATGGGTATGGATATTTAGGTTTAACAATATTAGTAGTGGGACAATGAAGAATCAAATATATCCTATTATTTAGCTTTTTATTCTCTGTATTTTTTTCTTTATCAAATATATTGCCTTTATTGAATATAAATGATTTTTTATCTACTAATAAGTCATTATTACAGGCATTTCCATTTTTGTTATCAATAATTACAATGGTTATATTTGCAAAGAAATCTTCACCACCGATGGCTGTTGGAGTGCCATTCATTAAGACTAATAGATAA
- a CDS encoding ABC transporter ATP-binding protein, giving the protein MSKELAVEMLNISMKFNEKTYANKNVNFSVLKGEVHALVGENGAGKSTLLSVLFGIYEPTFGEIKINGIQQNISNPIVANSLKIGMVHQHFHFVEIFKLWENISLGAEIKKLKLFNNKKQIIKKISIIMKENDLTLNLNKLAKNASVGELQKAEILKLLYRDSEILIFDEPTAVLTPLEIEGFLNVLKTLKNNGKTIILISHKMKEIEKVADRATVIRKGEIVGTYNMNEVSIDDLSVKMVGRNLKVIKNTHNFKGEEQVLKINNINVTSINNKKIQALKNFSLDIKAGEILGIAGVEGNGQSELANVISGLQKVKSGEIFIKNIKINDKSIYSRFHTYKMSHIPLDRQKHGLILDFNVLENSVLQDIGEKPFSNKLGIINKYEIKKRGLKIINKYDVRDSNGGYAITRSLSGGNQQKLIIGRELSRESDFILIYQPTRGLDVGSIEFIHSQIIEAKKKNKAILLISYELSEIINLSDRVIVINSGNVVGELVGNKINYDLIGKMMMGNN; this is encoded by the coding sequence ATGAGTAAAGAATTAGCAGTTGAAATGTTAAATATTTCAATGAAATTTAATGAGAAAACTTATGCTAATAAAAATGTAAATTTCTCAGTTTTAAAAGGAGAAGTTCATGCATTAGTTGGTGAAAATGGTGCTGGAAAATCAACTTTATTGTCTGTTCTTTTTGGTATTTATGAACCAACATTTGGAGAAATTAAAATAAATGGTATACAACAAAATATTTCAAACCCAATAGTTGCAAATAGTTTAAAAATAGGTATGGTGCATCAACATTTTCATTTTGTTGAAATATTTAAATTATGAGAAAATATCTCACTAGGTGCTGAAATTAAAAAATTAAAACTTTTTAATAATAAAAAACAAATAATAAAAAAAATTAGCATAATAATGAAAGAAAATGACTTAACTCTAAATTTAAATAAACTAGCTAAAAACGCTTCTGTAGGAGAATTACAAAAAGCTGAAATTTTAAAATTATTATATAGAGATTCTGAAATACTAATCTTTGATGAACCAACTGCTGTTTTAACACCATTAGAAATAGAAGGGTTTTTAAATGTTTTAAAAACTTTAAAAAATAATGGAAAAACAATTATTTTAATTTCACATAAGATGAAAGAAATTGAAAAAGTAGCGGATAGAGCGACTGTAATACGAAAAGGTGAAATAGTTGGAACTTATAATATGAATGAAGTATCTATTGATGATTTATCTGTTAAAATGGTAGGTAGAAATTTAAAAGTAATAAAAAACACTCATAACTTTAAAGGTGAAGAACAAGTATTAAAAATTAACAATATTAATGTAACTAGTATAAACAATAAAAAAATTCAAGCATTAAAAAACTTTTCTTTAGATATTAAAGCTGGTGAAATTCTTGGAATAGCTGGTGTGGAAGGAAATGGGCAATCAGAACTAGCAAATGTAATTTCAGGTCTTCAAAAAGTTAAATCAGGAGAAATATTTATAAAAAACATTAAAATTAATGACAAATCAATTTATTCAAGGTTTCATACTTATAAAATGTCACATATACCACTAGATAGACAAAAACATGGTTTAATTTTAGATTTTAATGTTTTAGAAAATAGTGTGCTTCAAGATATTGGAGAAAAACCATTCTCAAATAAACTTGGTATAATTAATAAATATGAAATAAAAAAACGTGGCTTAAAAATTATAAATAAATATGACGTTAGAGATTCTAATGGTGGATATGCAATTACTAGAAGTTTATCTGGTGGAAACCAGCAAAAACTTATAATAGGAAGAGAATTATCAAGAGAAAGTGACTTCATATTAATATATCAACCAACAAGAGGACTTGATGTAGGTTCAATAGAATTTATTCACTCACAAATTATTGAAGCTAAAAAGAAAAATAAAGCAATTTTATTAATAAGTTATGAACTTTCTGAAATTATAAATTTATCTGATAGGGTTATTGTTATTAATTCAGGAAATGTTGTAGGTGAATTAGTTGGTAATAAAATAAATTATGATTTAATTGGAAAAATGATGATGGGAAATAATTAG
- a CDS encoding purine-nucleoside phosphorylase, which produces MPTPHNNAEKNQIAKNVLMPGDPERCKWIVDNYLTNVEKVSSVRGIDVYTGLYKNKKISVTASGMGMPSMLIYAWELFGYYNVDSIIRIGTAGSYLDNTKINDIVISMAASTDSNIQTHFNIPADWHYSPTADFKLLNKAFEVSKALSLNLHIGPTVCTDGLYTLKNVEPEYYKEKTWSNLNILCSDMETYSLYACSNYFKKKALSILTVVVNKENREGLSSKDRENNVNTMVELALETLIANN; this is translated from the coding sequence ATGCCAACACCACACAATAATGCTGAAAAAAATCAAATAGCTAAGAATGTTCTTATGCCAGGAGATCCAGAAAGATGTAAATGAATAGTAGATAATTATTTAACTAATGTAGAAAAAGTTTCTTCAGTAAGAGGAATTGATGTATATACTGGACTTTATAAAAATAAAAAAATATCTGTAACTGCTTCTGGAATGGGAATGCCTTCGATGTTGATTTATGCATGAGAACTATTTGGATATTATAATGTAGATTCAATAATAAGAATAGGGACAGCTGGTAGTTATTTAGATAACACTAAAATAAATGATATTGTAATTTCAATGGCTGCTTCAACAGATTCAAATATACAAACACATTTTAATATACCAGCTGATTGACACTATAGCCCAACCGCTGATTTCAAACTTTTAAATAAAGCTTTTGAGGTATCTAAAGCGTTAAGCTTAAATTTGCATATAGGACCAACAGTATGTACTGATGGACTATATACTTTAAAAAATGTAGAACCAGAATACTACAAAGAAAAAACTTGATCTAATTTAAATATTTTATGTAGTGATATGGAAACTTACTCATTATATGCTTGTTCTAACTATTTTAAAAAAAAGGCTTTGTCTATTTTAACAGTTGTTGTTAATAAAGAAAATAGAGAAGGATTGAGTTCTAAGGATAGAGAAAATAATGTTAATACAATGGTTGAGTTAGCATTAGAAACTCTAATTGCTAATAATTAA
- a CDS encoding PTS transporter subunit EIIC — MKNNKTKLKNIFTLNENTKKRMKNFLQKLSSSFGFVIILMPIFGLFYSIGSLFENNLAGDLFKNFGKILFSNIGLWFCLAIIIGFTSNKGAAVYSGIIAYFVFNIFISVFIISTSANRFNIWFWNNLEEKIFLTKFMFGDIKTFNTGVVGGIAIGSIIVMVYNKFKDQNLIKSLSFFAKEKFVILLTPIVSILLAALFIIIWPIIGYAMMWLGKAVSKSPIGLDAFIFRTIQRMLIPFGTSLLWQAPMWYSSIGGNVSDYELPLLAEYIFRTNPNLSDNTIDAIKSSIQQFTNFNDYIDYLKTNWGSEINNLFDIESNWKNAFDEFSKIEGDQFLSYAALTNNYISIQDCWNVGLRFSRFITGGFINSMFTLPTIAFTILLFEKKGERRKELGVYITASLTAFLLGITEPVEYMFCYTMPLFFFAIYAPFNGLFAMLTSLFKVKVGTLFSTGLFDFTLSGILPTLNNQQTNIWILPILGIIASGSIFLLTYFYLKFLKKKNIKNDIINEVNKTSIK; from the coding sequence ATGAAAAATAATAAAACTAAATTAAAAAATATTTTCACATTAAATGAAAACACTAAAAAAAGGATGAAAAATTTTTTACAAAAACTTTCTTCTTCTTTTGGTTTTGTAATTATATTAATGCCAATTTTTGGATTGTTTTATTCAATTGGTTCTTTATTTGAAAATAATTTAGCAGGTGATCTATTTAAAAACTTTGGAAAAATATTATTTTCAAATATTGGTTTATGATTTTGCTTAGCTATTATTATTGGATTTACTTCAAATAAAGGTGCAGCTGTTTATAGTGGAATAATTGCTTATTTTGTATTTAATATTTTTATATCTGTTTTCATAATTTCTACATCAGCTAATAGATTTAATATATGATTTTGAAATAATTTAGAAGAAAAAATTTTTCTTACTAAGTTTATGTTTGGTGATATTAAAACTTTTAATACTGGAGTTGTAGGTGGAATTGCAATTGGTTCTATAATTGTAATGGTTTACAATAAATTTAAAGATCAAAACTTAATTAAAAGCTTGTCATTTTTTGCAAAAGAAAAATTTGTAATTTTATTAACACCAATAGTTTCAATTTTATTAGCTGCATTATTTATAATTATTTGACCAATTATAGGTTATGCTATGATGTGACTTGGAAAGGCCGTTTCAAAATCACCAATTGGGCTAGATGCATTTATTTTTAGAACTATACAAAGAATGTTAATTCCATTTGGGACAAGTTTATTATGACAAGCACCAATGTGATATAGTTCTATTGGGGGCAATGTTTCAGACTACGAATTACCATTATTAGCAGAATATATTTTTAGAACTAATCCTAACTTATCAGATAATACTATTGATGCAATTAAATCAAGTATTCAACAATTTACAAATTTCAATGATTATATAGATTATTTAAAAACTAATTGAGGTTCTGAGATAAATAACCTATTTGATATAGAGAGTAATTGAAAAAATGCTTTTGATGAATTTTCAAAGATTGAAGGTGATCAATTTCTATCTTATGCTGCTTTAACTAATAATTATATTTCAATCCAAGATTGTTGAAATGTTGGGTTAAGATTTTCAAGATTTATAACTGGTGGCTTTATTAATTCAATGTTCACTTTACCAACCATTGCATTTACAATATTATTATTTGAAAAAAAAGGAGAAAGAAGAAAAGAATTAGGTGTTTATATCACAGCTTCTTTAACAGCATTTCTATTAGGTATAACTGAACCAGTTGAATACATGTTTTGTTATACAATGCCTTTATTCTTTTTTGCAATTTATGCACCATTTAATGGGTTATTTGCAATGCTAACATCATTATTTAAGGTGAAAGTAGGTACATTATTTTCCACAGGATTATTTGACTTTACACTGAGTGGTATATTACCAACATTAAATAATCAACAAACAAATATATGAATTTTACCCATTTTAGGCATAATTGCTTCAGGTTCAATATTTTTACTTACTTATTTTTATTTAAAGTTTTTAAAGAAGAAAAATATAAAAAACGATATTATAAATGAAGTTAATAAAACCTCCATTAAATAA
- a CDS encoding ABC transporter permease yields MNVKNNTYIFLEKIKNFFQGNSINSKLKCLKTSFFAIVFGLLLAIFFIFVSGFNGFSFLGVSISKAFNFQKFGIMSNIEKVILYFSIYSLLGFGLALGFKVGIFNMGGSGQALFGLMFTILIIQSIADKNGITFGEVNKINVILVFICFILMGTIISALSGLLKVFFNIHEVATTILLNYVTYFLLKWVININGDHWGNTSPGLNYNWLSLFGIVWLLPVLLVILSGTCISLILYFTKWGFRYKAVGSSPTASKYAGINEKLYILIITIAQGILMSMGGFIYYFGVAYSQSIQTDNIPTLGYDAIAIALIAFNNFLGIPFVSFLWAIFQVGFKAAQSTPQFVNLSNQTSTLVFGLITYSAAIYIIFYKIEFIRWINDNIIKYNDIYLRKLIKDKKIILKNYKTNQKDLFKKKSDTTLHDLHLLSKKIKTIKSEISDLKINSLNEYKNNSILAIKSLYKQNNNKINNDFFENLLKIKNSSSLNKKDNKKLYKETLLKNYNELIKNYKKTKNNNFKSYKEALTQLKTYIKTYQINIFKKNILKLDKKNDNYKKMIEDEKIKFFDLKKEVFNKYAW; encoded by the coding sequence ATGAATGTAAAAAATAATACCTACATTTTTTTGGAGAAAATAAAAAACTTTTTTCAAGGTAATTCTATAAACTCAAAACTTAAGTGTTTAAAAACATCTTTTTTTGCAATAGTTTTTGGATTATTACTAGCTATATTTTTTATTTTTGTTAGTGGATTTAATGGGTTTTCATTTTTAGGGGTTTCTATTTCAAAAGCTTTTAATTTTCAAAAGTTTGGAATAATGTCAAATATAGAAAAAGTTATTTTATATTTCTCTATATACTCTTTATTAGGTTTTGGACTAGCTCTTGGTTTTAAAGTTGGAATATTTAATATGGGAGGATCTGGTCAAGCATTGTTTGGATTAATGTTTACTATATTAATAATTCAATCAATAGCTGATAAAAATGGAATAACATTTGGAGAAGTAAATAAAATTAATGTCATTTTAGTTTTTATTTGTTTTATTTTAATGGGAACAATTATTTCGGCATTATCTGGTCTTTTAAAAGTCTTTTTTAATATTCACGAAGTTGCAACTACTATTCTTTTAAATTATGTAACTTATTTTTTATTAAAATGAGTTATTAATATAAATGGTGATCATTGAGGCAATACATCCCCAGGATTAAACTACAATTGATTATCATTATTTGGTATAGTTTGATTATTACCAGTTCTATTAGTTATATTATCAGGTACATGTATATCGCTAATTTTATACTTTACAAAGTGAGGTTTTAGATATAAGGCTGTAGGTAGTTCTCCAACTGCTTCTAAATATGCAGGTATCAATGAAAAACTTTATATTTTAATAATAACTATTGCGCAAGGAATATTAATGAGCATGGGTGGGTTTATTTATTATTTTGGAGTAGCATATAGTCAATCAATTCAAACAGACAATATACCTACATTAGGTTATGATGCTATCGCTATTGCACTTATTGCTTTTAATAATTTTCTTGGTATACCATTTGTATCATTTCTTTGAGCTATATTCCAAGTTGGATTCAAAGCTGCTCAATCAACACCACAGTTTGTTAATTTATCAAATCAAACTTCAACATTAGTATTTGGTTTGATTACTTATTCAGCAGCAATATATATAATATTCTATAAGATAGAATTTATAAGATGAATTAATGACAATATTATTAAATATAATGATATTTATCTTAGAAAATTAATAAAAGATAAAAAAATTATCTTAAAGAATTATAAAACTAATCAAAAAGACTTATTTAAGAAAAAAAGTGATACAACTTTGCACGATTTACATTTGTTAAGTAAGAAAATTAAAACTATAAAAAGTGAAATTAGTGATTTAAAGATTAATAGTTTAAATGAATATAAAAATAATTCAATTTTAGCAATTAAATCATTGTATAAGCAAAATAATAATAAAATTAATAATGATTTTTTTGAAAATTTATTGAAAATTAAAAATAGCTCATCTTTAAATAAAAAAGATAATAAGAAACTTTATAAAGAAACTTTGTTAAAAAATTACAACGAACTTATTAAAAACTATAAAAAAACAAAAAATAATAATTTTAAATCATATAAAGAAGCATTAACTCAATTGAAAACTTATATTAAAACTTATCAAATAAATATTTTTAAAAAAAATATATTAAAATTAGATAAAAAAAATGATAACTACAAAAAAATGATTGAAGATGAAAAAATCAAATTTTTTGATTTGAAAAAGGAGGTATTTAATAAGTATGCTTGATAA
- the rpsU gene encoding 30S ribosomal protein S21 — protein MASIVVKEGEPIEKALKRFQKVAAANKSEARRREYHLSKKEKRIYKQNQNKKYG, from the coding sequence ATGGCAAGCATCGTTGTAAAAGAAGGGGAGCCCATAGAGAAAGCTCTTAAACGTTTCCAAAAAGTAGCTGCAGCTAATAAATCTGAAGCAAGAAGACGTGAATATCACTTAAGTAAAAAAGAGAAACGTATTTACAAACAAAATCAAAACAAAAAATATGGTTAA